A single genomic interval of Halalkalibaculum roseum harbors:
- a CDS encoding NUDIX domain-containing protein: MRLVDVYPYRMQASEVEFLILKRSSHKIYAGQWRMIGGKIEDNEQAWEAGLRELKEETTLSPLLYWVIPSINHFYNHRNNEIELIPAFAAELQPESEIKLNEEHSEYKWIDSWDVDDYLPWPEQKRLLKLAHEIISNQKILEDWIISI; encoded by the coding sequence ATGAGGCTTGTAGATGTATATCCATATCGAATGCAAGCCTCTGAAGTTGAATTTCTGATTCTAAAAAGATCTTCTCATAAGATTTATGCAGGGCAGTGGAGGATGATTGGCGGCAAAATAGAAGATAATGAGCAGGCGTGGGAAGCAGGATTGAGAGAACTAAAGGAAGAAACAACACTCTCACCTTTACTTTACTGGGTAATTCCCTCAATTAATCATTTCTACAATCATCGAAATAATGAGATTGAGTTGATCCCAGCTTTTGCCGCGGAACTTCAACCGGAATCAGAGATCAAACTCAATGAGGAACATTCCGAGTACAAGTGGATAGATAGTTGGGATGTCGATGATTATTTACCCTGGCCTGAGCAGAAAAGACTTTTAAAGCTGGCTCACGAAATAATAAGTAATCAAAAAATTTTAGAAGATTGGATAATTTCAATTTGA